The Apium graveolens cultivar Ventura chromosome 10, ASM990537v1, whole genome shotgun sequence nucleotide sequence CCCCGCTCTATCCTAAGCCTTCTCAATTTCGTGCAACAACGACTAAGAACTTCTAATCCTCTATCACCAATAACATTTCTAGTCTGTCAAAATGGAAGGAAAAGGGGAAAAAAGAAAATTTCTTTAGTAATTTTCATTTTTATCCAACATTTTTGCCACCATACAACCAATAACCTAGCCAAATTTATGGATCTACATCCTGAAACATAATAAATTCATAGGCACTGGCCTAATATTGTATGTGTAAAGAATGCAAGTAGATAAGAAGTATGACCGGAAAACTTATGAAATTTGTAACTGTTGAATCCTAAAAAATTGGGAATATTTATATAAGAAACCAAAACCTAAGAACCATGTGCAAATCACTTCAGCAAGATCTATACAAGAGACTGCTCAACTAAGACATTTAAATTTCATAAAGCTTTCATTTTCATATTTAGTATACCTGCCTGCTTGTGGGAAGATGGGAGATGAAACGAATAATAGACTCATGTAACTCACAAAAGATATGTTTCATACAAAAAGGGACACTTTCAGCTGTACAAAAGTCACAATTTGTTTAGCAATATTTACCTCAAGAATTTCTAGGTTCGGGCACTTCTGAAGTAAGCGACAGTGGTCCTCTGTATCAAGAAGAGCATACAGGAGATCCAATTTTTTCAATCGGGATGCAAAAGAAAAAAGTATGGGCATTTCATGCTTCCCCATGTAAGTAAGACCCAAGAAGCATAATCTCGGCGGAATTGGAACACGGAAGTACTGTTCTGGTTGATCATTGAAGGAACCTCCAGCAAACTCTTCTAATGAAGCTGCAACACGTAAGAAACCGACAATATCTAAAATTTCACAATCGCTGATTTTGACAGATACTAAAGAACGACAATTCTTGGCTATCGATTCAAGATCTGCAAAGCTGACTTTAGTGAGATCGGTCATGTAAAAGTTCAGAATTTCGAGTACTTTGTTGTGCAAAGAAAGCTCATAGAGCCATTCACCATCTTTTTCAATGATTGAGCTCTCCTCCAAATACAAGGTTCTTAAATTCCTGAATTCACGACACATAATTGATATTAACAAACTAACAATAATCTGAACATCAATTCCACTTCCACATAGCTGATGTAGTTCCACCTAAGTACGATTGATGCATACAAAATAAAAAAGATTTCTAGCCCTTTTACTGACGATATATTTCACAGTAAAAACTTAAAAAAGAGACCATGAATTCAAATACTTTGTATGGATATAGATACTATATCAAAGAATCCTAATCAAATCTCAACGCGTAACAATATCAGACACAAGATATATCCAAATACACTAAATTTAACTGTACAAGTCATGCTCAACTACCAAACCATTTTACTTTATACAtctctattttttttatttgtcgctTTGATTTTTACACACATTTCAATGTTGTTTGAACGGCTAGTTAAAATtatcatttataaaaaaaaaaatttgtaaataaaagtagacaacttatattttaattcaaaaaaaaaaatttaaaatcatatttCTAATTAGCCGGTCAAACCACATTGAATACGTGTAAAAGTCAAAAAAAAAACAGAAAGAGTAGCATATTTGATGAATTTTACCGTCTAATCTGAAATTCAAAATATAGCTCACTAAAATCAAATTCACTAAAAATATTTATCCACAGTTGGGAAAGTTTGTAAGCTAAGATAGTTTGTACCCCAACACAAGACCCCGAATACAAACACATAAATAAAAGAAAGTTAGTTAGTTAAGCTAAATTATGTGATAATCTTATCTGTAACTGTTTGGAAAATcatattataatttataagttgaaAAAAGCatacatttttaatttttaaattactTATAAGATAAGTCAAACGGAGAAGAATCAGACCTACAACAGCGAGTGATATGCAACAACCCATCCGTACTAAACCCTGAGCACTTATCAAGCTTCAACACATGAAGCTTCCCTCCACGCGCCTCTGCAAGCACTTTCAAATCCTCATCTTTAACAATCATTCTTCGAAAATGGAGCGATTTCAAGCACACAAAATTTTTAGAGAAGATATCAATCCATGGCTTGACATAGCCTCCCCAGTCTTCAGGGATTAAGTTGAACATAGCAGCGCGTGGCTTGCCTTTGAGTTTGATAGATTCTAAGTGTTTGAAGCGGGTTAAAAGGTGGTGTGGAGTTGTAGTGTAGCATAAGGCGATTGTGATGTGCTTGCGAGTGAGCGCGTCGAGGGAATGCCAGCTGCGGCAGACGGTGGAGACGGAGTCACGGTCACGAGGGTCGGTGAGGTAGGGGATCAGGCATTCGAAGACTGTGTCGGTGAATGGGGTGGTGCTGCGTGTGGTGGGAGGTGGAGGTGGGTTCTCCatttggagagagagagagagagagttaggggggagagagagggttaggggagagagagggagagagatgtATGGGAAGGAAGGAGGGAGATACTGAAACGGAAATGTGTAGTGAACAGGTGATGTGTTGGGTAAGGATACTGTACTGTGCTCGAGTGTTTTGGTGTCTATAATATATAAGCCAAAAATTGTATATTGACAAATATATATTGGAAATTAAAGTATGGAAAATTATAATCTTGTATACATTTGACAGTTTTGTTAGTTAGACTTTTCAAATTTATAAATTACATATTTTAAAATACATAGTAATATTAATTGGATGTTAGGCaggaattgattatttaattctCTCCTAAATTTTACTAAAATTCAGGATTCTAAAGAAAATTTTCTGCTAAATTTAATACTGAGCTAAACAATTTTTAAAAAGTCTTTTGTGGTTGATTTTtcattaaaataaatttaagctAATTACAAACCGGAAAAATTGATATATACATATGCGGAAATATGTGAgaatttttttgataaatatATCATGTTTAGATCATTCAATAGTTGAGCACGATGATAAAAATATCATAGAAATCAGAGAGTAGTCAAAAACAATGGACATTAATGCAACAAGTATATTGATCTTACAATATTATTTGaaattagttttttttttttttttttacaaatgcAGAAAACTTTCATTAACTTCAATATAATAcagtcgggacaaacccccaactgtcgatacaaccaggtggtaaaacaaatatcatactaaaaacaattaaatgatttgtttcctgatcgtttaacacatagaatttaaaaattcttgaaattaaacACAAAATCAAAGACATCCCGAGCAA carries:
- the LOC141692286 gene encoding coronatine-insensitive protein 1-like produces the protein MENPPPPPTTRSTTPFTDTVFECLIPYLTDPRDRDSVSTVCRSWHSLDALTRKHITIALCYTTTPHHLLTRFKHLESIKLKGKPRAAMFNLIPEDWGGYVKPWIDIFSKNFVCLKSLHFRRMIVKDEDLKVLAEARGGKLHVLKLDKCSGFSTDGLLHITRCCRNLRTLYLEESSIIEKDGEWLYELSLHNKVLEILNFYMTDLTKVSFADLESIAKNCRSLVSVKISDCEILDIVGFLRVAASLEEFAGGSFNDQPEQYFRVPIPPRLCFLGLTYMGKHEMPILFSFASRLKKLDLLYALLDTEDHCRLLQKCPNLEILETRNVIGDRGLEVLSRCCTKLRRLRIERGADEQEMEDVEGVVSQRGLTALAEGCPELEYLAVYVSDITNAALESMGSHLKNLCDFRLVLLDQEENITDLPLDYGVRALLQGCLKLRRFALYLRPGGLTDEGLSYIGKYSQNVRWMLLGYVGESDAGLLAFSRGCPRLQKLEMRGCCFSETALAYAVLQLTSMRYLWVQGYRASPTNTDLLAMARPFWNIELIPARRDIGVDARGEPLGCEHPAHILAYYSLAGQRTDFPDTVIPLSPSSYLTS